From the genome of Chionomys nivalis chromosome 19, mChiNiv1.1, whole genome shotgun sequence, one region includes:
- the Mfsd9 gene encoding major facilitator superfamily domain-containing protein 9 — protein MALRLHRGRGATGQGLALETSATATAASGAVGSRRFLLFLYLVGFLDLFGVSMVVPLLSLHVKSLGVSPIVAGVVGSSYGILQFFSSTFVGCWSDVVGRRFSLLACILLSAGGYLLLGVSTNVFLFTLARVPVGIFKHTLSISRALLSDLVTEKERPLVLGQFNTASGIGFILGPVVGGYLTELDGGFYVTALICCSVFLLNAGLVWVLPWRETTLKSTEDAWSSDEKHTTVPRESAGTTQGAATPAKARRSEKKVQKPWLEVMSALKDMKSLLFSALWDIFLVRLLMGVAVMLYYSNFVLALDERFGVRPKTTGYLISYTSALGTLAGFALGPILRLYKHNSHMVLLHSSALTCLLLLLYSVAGTMHVVVLSSTLLSFSTSIGRTCITDLQLSAGGAQASGTVIGVGQSVTAVARVIAPLLSGVAQELSPCGPPSLGAALALVAVLIMSRNKPHSSGHGSEKLKRE, from the exons GATTTGTTTGGTGTCAGTATGGTTGTCCCATTGTTGAGTCTTCATGTCAAGTCCCTTGGAGTAAGTCCTATAGTTGCTGGAGTGGTGG GCTCATCTTACGGCATTTTGCAgttcttctccagcacctttgTG GGCTGCTGGAGTGATGTGGTTGGAAGACGGTTCTCCTTGCTGGCGTGCATTCTGCTCAGTGCCGGGGGTTATCTCCTACTTGGAGTATCCACCAACGTGTTCCTGTTTACTCTGGCTAGAGTCCCTGTGG GTATTTTTAAACACACCCTCTCCATCTCCAGGGCACTGCTTTCTGACCTGGTCACAGAGAAGGAGCGACCCCTGGTCCTGGGACAGTTCAACACAGCCTCGGGCATAGGCTTTATCCTGGGCCCTGTGGTTGGTGGGTATCTGACGGAGCTGGACGGTGGATTCTACGTGACGGCTCTCATCTGctgctctgtcttccttctcaatGCTG GTCTCGTTTGGGTGTTGCCTTGGAGAGAAACAACCCTCAAGAGCACAGAGGATGCTTGGAGCTCAGATGAGAAGCACACTACGGTGCCCAGAGAGTCAGCAGGTACAACGCAGGGAGCAGCCACCCCTGCTAAGGCCAGGAGGAGCGAGAAGAAAGTGCAGAAGCCTTGGCTTGAAGTCATGTCGGCCTTGAAGGACATGAAGAGCCTCCTATTTTCTGCACTGTGGGACATATTTCTCGTACGCTTGCTGATGGGGGTGGCTGTCATGCTGTACTACAGTAATTTTGTCTTGGCCCTGGACGAGCGATTTGGGGTGCGACCGAAGACCACCGGTTACCTCATCAGCTACACCAGTGCTCTGGGCACCCTGGCTGGCTTCGCCTTGGGGCCCATTCTCCGACTGTACAAGCACAACTCACACATGGTCCTGCTGCACTCCAGTGCCCTCACCTGCTTGCTGCTGTTACTCTACTCCGTGGCCGGCACCATGCATGTGGTGGTCCTTTCCTCCACGCTTCTGTCCTTCTCCACCTCCATTGGGAGGACCTGCATCACTGACCTCCAGCTGAGTGCTGGCGGGGCCCAGGCCAGCGGCACCGTCATAGGTGTGGGCCAGTCCGTGACCGCAGTGGCTCGTGTCATTGCTCCTCTCCTCTCAGGGGTTGCCCAGGAGCTCAGCCCCTGCGGCCCCCCAAGTCTGGGTGCTGCTTTAGCCCTGGTGGCGGTTTTAATCATGTCACGAAACAAACCTCATTCCAGTGGGCACGGGAGTGAGAAACTAAAACGGGAGTAG